The following proteins are encoded in a genomic region of Oncorhynchus keta strain PuntledgeMale-10-30-2019 chromosome 35, Oket_V2, whole genome shotgun sequence:
- the LOC118368891 gene encoding uncharacterized protein PF3D7_1120000-like has translation MVSQWLKMGSGSSASDNIPLVENDESKEDVALFEKLDFVIIGYHGAGKNKAGNIILNKKEFSYWTSWSKQAVKKESNSGNHKITVIRTPGWSGKLRTETKQQILKSVQSSFTDGPNALLLVIKIGCTDSLAIFTNEEGKSMFEEMFTENVWENIIVLFTNEKGLMKENMPIDEYITKLKLDWLIEKCEGRYFCLSDINSWKVQSRELIYNLEVNIAEKKNENFNMEDIATENKLKKKTSLKKNLEKKYNQLKSHLPSYRKNKKKCESIEIKIEKLEKIIKQKTEEIQELQAQIDQLSSEVKKQTEEDKETKEELKQTKEELKQTEEELKQTKEELKQTKEESKQTKEELKQTKEELKQTKEESKQTKEESKQTKEESKQTKEELKQTKEELKQTQETLKQTQETLKQTQETLKQTQDKLTSTEEMSTNRITKMGKWQNTLHNILCELLEDEFKKLKHFLTEIPSGKLEHAKQLDVTDMMIKAFGFNESITKTRDLMKKIPRNDPAVQDMLEPFLSAIGEAW, from the exons ATGGTATCGCAGTGGCTTAAAATGGGATCCGGGTCAAGTG CTTCTGATAATATTCCATTGGTTGAAAATGATGAGTCAAAAGAGGATG TTGCCCTTTTTGAAAAACTGGATTTTGTGATTATTGGCTACCATGGTGCTGGAAAGAATAAAGCAGGAAACATCATCCTGAACAAAAAGGAATTCAGTTACTGGACATCATGGAGCAAACAAGCTGTGAAGAAAGAGTCCAACTCAGGCAATCATAAAATTACTGTGATCCGCACTCCAGGTTGGTCTGGGAAATTAAGAACGGAGACAAAACAGCAGATTCTAAAATCTGTCCAGTCGTCATTTACAGATGGACCTAACGCTCTCCTCTTGGTTATTAAAATCGGTTGTACAGACTCTCTTGCTATTTTCACAAATGAAGAAGGAAAAAGCATGTTTGAAGAAATGTTCACTGAAAATGTATGGGAAAATATAATAGTGCTGTTCACAAATGAGAAAGGATTGATGAAAGAAAATATGCCTATTGACGAATACATTACTAAACTTAAACTTGACTGGTTGATAGAGAAATGTGAAGGAAGGTATTTTTGTCTTTCCGACATAAATTCATGGAAGGTTCAGAGTAGGGAGCTGATCTACAATTTAGAGGTAAATATAGCTGAGAAAAAAAATGAGAATTTCAACATGGAAGACATTGCCACAGAGAATAAACTGAAGAAAAAGACATCTCTGAAAAAAAACCTTGAAAAGAAGTACAACCAACTTAAATCACATCTGCCAAGCTATAGGAAGAATAAGAAAAAATGTGAATCCATTGAGATTAAGATAGAAAAACTGGAGAAGATCATTAAACAGAAGACTGAAGAAATACAAGAGTTACAGGCTCAAATTGATCAGTTAAGTTCCGAAGTAAAGAAACAGACAGAAGAGGACAAAGAAACAAAAGAAGAGTTGAAGCAAACAAAAGAAGAGTTGAAGCAAACAGAAGAAGAGTTGAAGCAAACAAAAGAAGAGTTGAAGCAAACAAAAGAAGAGTCGAAGCAAACAAAAGAAGAGTTGAAGCAAACAAAAGAAGAGTTGAAGCAAACAAAAGAAGAGTCGAAGCAAACAAAAGAAGAGTCGAAGCAAACAAAAGAAGAGTCGAAGCAAACAAAAGAAGAGTTGAAGCAAACAAAAGAAGAGTTGAAGCAAACACAAGAAACGTTGAAGCAAACACAAGAAACGTTGAAGCAAACACAAGAAACGTTGAAGCAAACACAAGACAAGTTGACATCAACTGAAGAAATGTCCACTAATA GAATCACCAAAATGGGGAAGTGGCAGAACACACTTCACAACATCTTGTGTGAACTCCTTGAAGATGAATTCAAAAAACTGAAGCACTTTTTGACTGAAATCCCCAGCGGAAAACTGGAACATGCAAAACAACTGGATGTAACAGATATGATGATAAAAGCCTTTGGATTTAATGAATCAATCACAAAAACACGAGACCTCATGAAGAAGATACCACGCAATGACCCAGCTGTGCAAGACATGCTGGAGCCCTTCCTGTCAGCAATAGGAGAAGCATGGTGA